TTCTAACAAAATATTATCAAGCATTCTTTTGGTAGAAAACAATAGGTTAGTATTACGATGTTTATGGAAAGATCGGTCACTTACCTCCAGCTCAGAGAAGCTCACCTCTGATCTTGCATTTTCAGCTTTATCAGTGACATAATTGAGATCATAAAATTCCTCATGTCCCTCTGCAACCACATCATTGACAGGATTGGGCTGTTCTGATGGCACCATGTCCACATTTTCACACCTAAATACCATAAACAGCACTGTGTTCACTGTAGTTAGTTCTAACAATTACATTAACCCTATTCACCAGAATTACAACAAACTGCAGCAAAACTTTCCTTCTTGAATTACTCCATACttcaacaaatctcaatatatTACAGTACACCACACCGAAATGTGAGTTGCACATGCAGGATTTAGATTTTATGATCAAACAGAATGTAAGAATGTAGCTTTTGTGAATGCAAAGTAAGTAGCATTGGAAGTGTTAATTAATGCATGTATTCATATTTCCATTCGAGTTTAAATATGAATAGTCCTTAACTAAGACTATCGTTCAGTGGTTAGAAGCCTACCTTGCAGTAATTGTGACCATTAATATGCTTTTATGCATTAGCGCTTTAGTGGGGGCAAAAGAGGGGTATATATAATCAGACacaacaagaaaaataatttaatattttgtagtTTATATCCATTTAGCATGTAGTTTATTAGGAAAGAAATAAGTATAAAGGACACACAATACTGTGACACTGAATGTGAATGTACTAAAGAAGTAGTCCATTTTCCGCTTAACTTCACTGGGTTCTGGGTATTTCACATTGAACTTATGAGTATGTTGTCAGGCAGAATAAGATGCAGTTCTTACATAGAGTATCTTTATTCTGTCAATAGAATTGCCAAACTACAGAAAGATTATATCTTAATATCAGTTTTAAATTATGACTGCTTGGTGAGTGAAAAATGTTTCCAAGAGGAGTAATATTACTATTGTGCTGATTGTAATAGGTACAATCTATACAATTGCTTTAAATTGTATCCCACAGCTTTGCACAGATTGCAACATTATTCAAATAATCATTGTCAATACTGTCAAAATATTTTGATGTCCAACTCTTTCCCTTTATCTTCCAAAatggtaaatacagtatgtctctacagtacatttcttttcCTGTAATGAACATAAAGCAGGTTTCAGTGTATTTATTGCTCCATTAATGTTATAAGAGCTTTCAtttattctgctttttttcctgaTTCTGTGCTAGAAGCGTCTGAAACTTCCTCTGATCTCTATTACAATTGATAATGTGCAATTCTACTGTTCCAGTGGTTTCTAATGGTAGGGCCCAACATAGACCACAAAGGTCAAGGCCAATATCATACGATAGGGTAGATTCATTTTGAGTTTGGAACATGTTCGAAACACTGTAAAATGTTCAGTGAAAAAAAGTCTTAAAGTTAAATTGATTAATCTATCAGTTTCACAGGCAGAATGTAACACATTATTCTGATCAGACTGTTGTTTTCACAGTTCTGAAGTACCAGAACTACCTAATGaacttaatgtacagtaatttattgaataataataataataataataataataataataataataataataccttcTTACTTGACCAACCATAGATACTTTTGCTGACTCCAGGTTTCTGATCTGTCCACTTTtaatactgaaaagaaaataatctttATTGAAAACTGAACaagaaacaatgaaaacacaaacagCAAAGGGGCTGAAGAACAAACCTCCACTCAATGGCATGGTCAatggatttaaatgtttttggccTCCCTCTGAGAAAGTTCTGCATGCTGTGGAGCACATCCATAGCACTACCTAGAATCAGAAGAGTGTGAGATTGTATACAGTACGTTCTTTTTAGAGTGACTTGCCTAAAAGCCAAAGTTAGAAAGTAATCGATCTTATAAGCTGTATTAGAGCATGTAGTAACATACCCCACATGACAAGTAACTGGTTGAATTAACTACAGTGTATTATGTCCTTATTAAATGGCTTTCTTGGCTAGTCCCCTATCTTCTTCTACACACATTGTGAAACAGTGTAAGTATTGCATCCTTAATGATCAGTCATTGAACGGCAGATCCATAGGTTACTCTTTAACATCAGGGTGACTGCCTTCCCTTATTAAGCTACGTTCTGCCTTTAATTCACGTGTCCTCAACCCAGCAAATCCAGCCCTTCACCTTCTACCACATCAATGACCACCAGGCCGACCACAGAAGGAATCAGGttgctggtagctgtgtgaattgCGATGGCTCCTCCCATGTTGTGTCCCACCAAAATCAACGGGGGCGGAATCTCTCCGTAAATTGTTCGCACTACATTAGCCACATCCCTGGAGAGGAAGAAACCATGTGCACTTCACCATGTCGACAACTGAGGAATGAGAAAGCCCTCTCTGAAATCACAACGCCTCTTAATCGTCCATGTTCCAAACAGACACATGAAGGTGGCTCCCCTTTCTCAGTGAATGGTGGCTGCTTGTGCGCCCTTTTTCTCCTTTAGGATACACTAACTCCACTGAGTCAAGAACTATGTTCTCTGTTTTCCCTTCTTTGATATACACAACAATTAAATCAGAATACACAATGAACAATTTTAGGATTTTGATTATAAGCCATTTGAAAATGAACAGAAGTGGTAGGCTGATCTCTCTAATGTGGAACAACAATCCTTTGCTGCATTGTGTTGGGATGGAAAGCTGATTTGGAAGAAATGTTATAGGAATTGTAAATGAATAATGCAGATTTCTTATAAAGTGAATTGGCCTCTTCTGTTGAATGTATTGTGAAAACTATGCACTGGGGGATATGGATATGGATAAACAGTTTATGGATCCCACTCCTGGTGGACACAAGTGTCACCAGATGACACGCAGTACATTTCTACGGTGCAATATCACTTGCAAACTTGCTGATGTAAGGCTGATGTGAGTGCTgctgcatttacagtaaatgggaACATATTCAATTCCATTTAAgattagataagatcactttattggccatatacaatttcttgtatttagGACCAAGAACTGGtggcacatctttacacaaagggtgaaAGGAGTCAGGAGCAAGCTACTGAGATATAATATTAGGACTATTAGGACTATTGAAGCCTAAAGCCTGGTTTTCTTCAAGAAATTGATTAAATACTCAGATCAGTTGTCTGCTAGTAACCCAATGGCCTAGATAGCTTCCCCTTGTGTGTAACCTTTCTTAACTTCTCAAATTAGTTTTATTGTTTCCTTATTCACAAGAAAATTTGACTGAGAGATTGGTCTCAATCAGgtggcagaaagaaatgtttaaaaatgaataaacaaaacaatacaattccTACCTGGACATAGTTTGTGTTGACAGGTCGTCAGAGTTTCGTACTTGTGTATCACCTATGCAGTCATTGAAGGAACAGTGTGCGTAAGACAACAGCTTTATTTTCAGAGAGTAATCTACTACTTTTGATtgatattgtttgtttttaaacagtgtgtgaattcaTTGTCTTTCATCGTCATATTACTGCTTACAGTAGCTATGTCCAGTAACTGATTCCATATTGTTGCAAAAGTGAATGATGAATAACAAGCCTGTTTTtcctctgagaaaactgaggaatTTGCCCAGTATTAGACACTTTGATCAGAAAGATCCAGCAAGCCATTTAACAGctgattaataatttaattttgtctgttaatgacatttttagtctttcaatcttttttttttgcattgaaaGGGGAAGATTAAGAATCTATGTTGAAAACAGATTGTAATTATTCCATTAATACCTTAATACCTTTTTAAACcctaataaatgttaaatattttccatAGTTTAAAACCAGCTTTATATTGTAAAGCGAAAGAGAacaaagactgatttttttggcGATGACCCCTGTTTTCAATTGTACTTAAAACTCTAGTGTCGACATTTATGCTTTACCTTTCAAacttagtatttttttaaaaatcatattcattttgtatttcagactATTGCTAATCGATACAAAGTACAACACTATTCTTACCGTGACCCCGCAGATCCATGGCCAATACTCTGCAGGTAACTCTGCTAGTCATGGCTGCCTAAGAGAGAGGCAGTGTTAAAATTTTCATGTGCACCTACTATACAagaaacacctactgtattttctCTAGTCAAGCTTGGCCTGCActtttgaagaaaaaagtttTCACGAATAAAGAGCTGCACTTGAAACAGTTAAGATTGATGCCGCTATCAGAATTTGATACAATATAATTAAAGtagattttttttgtcaaatgaagccaataaaatttatttaaataaaacataaaaaatattgtttcagtAGGATTCGGTGTTTGCACTGTATTGTATATTAGACATCAACAGCAGCAATTTAGTGTATCGTAATAAAAAGGTAACAATCATCTATAACATTTTATTGCTTTGCAGCACATCATGCATTGCACTTTTGATTACTTAAGTAATAGCTATTGCAGACCttaaaaggaaaatgtatttgcatGCTAAATGGTTAAAAtctgaatatttaatttttgtattagttcaatttattgtttttgtttttacacagttTTTAATCCCACAATACATGCGTTCTTTTTTAAACGGTTTGTCTGTCACTGCCAGCGGATTTCAGTTCACCCAACGGTAGCGCTAGAAAACCTTGCTCACAGTGATGTTTTGCAGACATTTCCGGGGTTCTGCTATACTGTCAGTACAACAACAAGCGACCACAAGACGTAACAACGGAAAGCCCATACAGTGAAAACGGCCCACGAGAGGGCAGAGTGTCCCCCGCCGTGTAACAGAACCAGAACTGGGCCATCCAATCCACTCTTGTAGACGCGAAAGATGTTCCAAATGCTAAGGAATGAcaatggaaaatgtattttccctTTAAAGATTTAATACGCGCAGGGACTAAATATGtaaaacatatttcttttaaatcaaaTCACTAAATGAATTGAGATGTAATGGTTGCAGTGCTGTTGTGCTGTCTCCGTATTTAATGCACGTTGGCAGAGTGCAATGATTGGCACTGGACAGACAGATTTATTCATAATacaaaaatcagtttaaaagTGGATTATCAGTGGATTACTGGGGAATGCCAAATATACGTGTTTGCAATAATTGTTATTCTTTGCTTTctacagaagaaataaaaaacaaggcatTGGACATGAATGTAGTGAAAAAGTGAAAGAATAATTcggatgtatttaaaaaaataaaactggcaaCTTGCCATCACAAATTTTGCTTCTGTGTTTGGcattattcaaatattttaaaacgttACATAAACCGTTTGAGTAAGAACCCTGCCCAAACATGGCTTTTATGATATCTGGTGTTTTGCAAGTCCTACAAGGTAAACCGTGAGTAAGGCGTGCCATTGTACTTTGAAAAGGATATATCTTTGTTCTCTCCTGATCCCACAACAACATCATCCatcatttcaaaatattcacTCCAGGACACTGGTGAATAGTCTCGCTTTCTTCCCACACCGTGGCTGTTAGGAAAAGAAATCCACATCTTGCACTGAGTAATGTCCTGAGATTGTTTCAGATCAAAGAAACTTAATTTAAAAGGTTTCAGTTGTATGTTAGCAAGCAATGTTATCaatatatcatttttaattagtGGACAATATTTGTTGAATTTCATTATGCCTATGTTGTGTGCATGTATGTGTTTATTCCCAAACAGGCGAGAATGCTCATTTGAAATACGTCCGCAGTGTCTCCATCTCTTTTGTTATGCTACCAACAGGTTTTCCTTCACCTGGTGAACCAGAACTGTACCAAATCATTACAGTAAGTAGGAGTCATTAAATTATTCTTGATGggagtttttcctttttttttcatttaaagggCTATTGTATTGCTGTCCCTGATCTTAAAATGTGAGGTGAAATGTATCATAGTATGTAAAGAAATAGACTTTATTATTGAATTATAGGATCAtaataaagcattttctttaTGGTAAATTTATGAGGATCAAGCTTTGCAGGGAAGATTAAATTGATGTTAGAATCCCCACGCCTCTGTAGCAAATTCTGCTTTCTAATAATATTCAAGCCCCTTAAGCCATTTTATAATGACCTCAGTGTCAAAGCaatcattgttttttaaattttaacaatGATTTGAAAAAGGTTCATAACAGTAATTTTAACCTTCTCAGTTCcaaaaagtttctttttttgtagaaaAATGTTGTTGCCTATACTTTGGAGGGTCAGGAAGAATTCCAATTAAATCTGGATTGTTAACTACCACCATTTTGATTAATGCATGCCTATACCGTATATAAATTGAAACAGATGGTGAGCTGGATGACTAAGCTATAATATGGTAAATTATATTATGATggtaatattttctttaaaccaaataaacctttacaaatCCTTTCCAAGGAAACTAaataatgctgtttgaaaatggTGATGATGAATGGAAGGACTTTTATACCAGTAAatattgcaaatgttttttaaattactccagcctatctacagtatatctgtacaTTGCAATGAAGTAAATCATATCACAGATCTTTGACTTCAAGGTACTTTCAAAGTTCTCTGTTTCTGCACTACTCATGATATCTTTAGAAAAAAGGCAGACATATTCTTAAACAAACCCAGTTTTGAAAATTCTTTGACATGTATTATGTACATTGTATCGTTAATTTGCAGTAGTTGTTTATTTGTCTATTTGTCTATTTGCAGAGACGTTTCTTCTCTTAAGGCAGAGCAGAGTGGAAAGTTACCTAAAAGAGCTACAAGAACAGGCATTCTCAGGCAAGCTTGTCATTCGCATTCTCAAATTTCAAAATAAGTGGAACATTTCCTGAATTCCAATTTGAAAACCATAAAGTAATGCGTTTTAAACCTGAAACAGTGCAAAACTGCCTGTAAGATATTcatcagaaaacatttaaaaggcaAAGATATGGAGAGGCAAATCTGCAATGTGCCTGCTTGAATGAActttaaatcaataaaatacTTACTGTTCTGTGTCAAAATCCTCTTCCCACATTTTGTAAAGGTAGACGACTGAAATTAGATTGGAGATGTGAGCCAAAACTGAAAGTCTTGAGGAGGACCGAAAATGCCATATAAAACTGACTATGCCAGCAAATCTTCAAAACCTAAGTACCTGACAAGTGTTCATGTGAACAGAAAGTTGACATATGGAGCCGACAGGCGACACAATAGGTATGCTGGGATAGCCATTACAGAGTTTTACATTGTTCTCTCAAAGTCACTGTTTGAACCTATACAGTGTTCAGTATCAGGGCAAAATAGTGAAGGGAGTTCACAGTAGAAATGCACCAAAGAAGATACAGCCTCTTACAAACTCACTGTAATTAGAAGATTAAAATACACTGTTGGCATTTGTTGCTTTTTGTTTATTAGTATTTTTATCTCTCCTCATGTTTCTGAAGCAGCTCAATGCATACAGTTTGCATTGTGTCTTGTGTACTTGTGATCTAAACACACTGTTATTGATTTGAAGACAGTAAATAAGTTAGTGGACattgatacatactgtagaactcATCATTAGTGCCTGTAAGACAGATGCATCGTTTTACTAGAATAATAAACAAATTTGATAGACATGTAGATGTAATGATTTTGGATGAAGTACAGTAATTGCATTTTGCCTCTAGGTCAGCAATCCTTGGGAAGATTTACCTTCTTACTGCTGGGCATCAGCATGAAAATGGTGTTAtccatactgaaaataaaattatataaacaaATTCCTTACTTAAATATACATCTATTTTTATCATGTTAATATTCTCCAAACAAGTAATATCTGTAAAAATGGACACTAAGTGAATGTAGCAGTTGCATTGTTACATTCTTCAGCCAATGATAGTTTAAAATATACAACCTgctcatttatattttattttctgttaattgccTGGTGTCGTTATATGCTGTCATACTAAAAAGTGCTTGTCTTAAAGGTCAGTATTTACAAAGATCTTCAAAGCAGTTCTGAGGAAATACAGTGTTCTGGAAAAGTACATCCCCTTAGGAATTTTTGGTTTAACATATTTACAGGTACACATTTGACTTTGATCTAGTCCTCACCAAGTCCTAATGTAAGACAAAACTAACCCCATCTGACAACACACACAAATTCTACTTTGTTACACAGGTCTCTTTAGGTACCACCACAGCATCTCTTTGGGCTTTAGGTCAGGTCTTTGTCTTTGCCATTCCAAATGCCTGAATTTATTGTTTTTGAGCCATTCTGTTGTACACTTCCTTGTGTGTTTAGGATCACTTTCCAGTTGCATGATTCACTTTTGGTTCAACTTTAGCTGTCAGACAGATGGAGACTCAATGACAGCAATGCATCCAGACACTTCtatcctgaggcagcaaagcaggcTCGAATCATCACCCCTTCACCAGTGTGTTTAATTTCTTACATGAGGTTCTTCAGATTAAAGGCAGTTTTTGATTTTCTACTAACATGATATTTTGCATTACGGTCAAACAACTCCTTTTTTGCCCCATGTGATGGTGCTTCATTCATCAAATTTTACATTTGTAATGGTAAGAGCAAAGCAGTGACTTTTTATAAGTCACCTATTGGAATGAAAATTAAACACACATGGCTTAATTGATTAAATGGCATAAATGATTGCCTCTGTGGGTAACAGGCCACATCTATGGATTAAACTCCCGGTATATATTAGTACCCAGGAGGACAAGGGAAGGAAGTCCATATCTAGACTGCTGCATGAGTGAAGGAGCTCAGAAATCATTGTAAAGAGTCTAGATTGTAAGTATCGTAAGGCTCCTGTACTTTAACACCAGCAGACAACCTTGCAGTCTCTATATTAAAGATGGTTTAATGTGGGTGAGAGTATGAGTGAAGAACTTGCAAAGGACTTGTGATAATTGAAAGAAATTGTTGGAAGACTGGGAGTAAACCTTGTGAAGTGCATCAGAGCGTCTCAAAGTAGAAGAGGGAGATGTTTGTGTTTCATGTAATGGTGAGACCCGAAGCAGTTGAGATGAATTCACCTGTTCCAGCTTCCCTGAGATTGACTGAAGAAGGAAGCATTGGCCTGAAAGTGGAGAGGTATTGAAGTGAATGTTCTACTTAAAAGCTCTGATGGAGGAACTGAACAGTGGATTGTTCGGGCCTCTCTGTAAGGGACCACTGGTACATTTAGGAGCCCAGAGGGGTTCTGTCTGCAGGACACAGTGACATGACAGACCTCACTCAGACACGCGAGTGTAAAAGAGATATATTGTCTCAGTAATTCGAGGGTTTTGCGGCTTTCACCACAAAAGTGTTCCAGAAGTCTCGTTTCTCATTCAAGTGTTGTTTTACAAACTTAagccatgtacagtagctgtgctcTTCTTGGTGAGCAGGGACTATCCTGGCTATCCTTCCATGAAAGTCATTCTTACTCAATCTTTTCCTCAATGTGGACTTTACCATAGTGAGAGAGGCCTGTAGATCCTCGAATGTAATCCTTGGGTTCTTTGAGACTTCTAGGACCATCATAAAATCAGATCTTGGAGAGAATTTGGTAGAATGTCCACTCCTGGGTAGATGGGCAAGGGTCCTGAATTTTCTCTAGTTGTAGATACTTTCTAGCTTGGAATGATGGACTTCATATTGTTTGAAAATGGATCTGTAACACTTCCTAGACTGCAACAGGTCTTTCGCTTAGGCTGTCACAGATTTCTTTTGATCTGGAAGTGATGTGTTCTCACAAATCTGACCATAATGACAAAGTGtctgttttttatatacagGTGGAATCGTTTTGATGATCAATTAATCATTTACACATGTTTTGGTGCACCAGATTCTACATACGCCCTTAATTGAGATGGTTactcactttttcacacaaagatAATGAATTCTggcttatttctttaaaataaataatgacaagTAGACGATGAAGTAGAAGTTTTTGGTGTTGTTTGTCAAATGAGATCTGTGTTATCTACTATTATGACTTGGTGAGAACTAGGTGAAAGTCAAATATGTTAAACCATGAAACCATTTTTTCACCACACTGTTAAATGTACTGCTGTATATACTGAAGCTCATAATGTTGcttcacaatttatttttgtaaagtgtATATATGCTGCTTATATAAATGGttagtgtattttatttttaaaagaaacagattttctcatttttatactACAGCTAATTTGAGTTT
Above is a genomic segment from Lepisosteus oculatus isolate fLepOcu1 chromosome 1, fLepOcu1.hap2, whole genome shotgun sequence containing:
- the LOC102686668 gene encoding protein phosphatase methylesterase 1-like, coding for MWEEDFDTEQKRDYSPVSWSEYFEMMDDVVVGSGENKDIFRVYKSGLDGPVLVLLHGGGHSALSWAVFTAAMTSRVTCRVLAMDLRGHGDTQVRNSDDLSTQTMSRDVANVVRTIYGEIPPPLILVGHNMGGAIAIHTATSNLIPSVVGLVVIDVVEGSAMDVLHSMQNFLRGRPKTFKSIDHAIEWSIKSGQIRNLESAKVSMVGQVRRCENVDMVPSEQPNPVNDVVAEGHEEFYDLNYVTDKAENARSEVSFSELESVYSWRIDLSKAEKYWDGWFRGISNLFLSCNVPKLLLLAGIDRLDRDLTIGQMQGKFMMQVLPPCGHAVHEDTPDKVAEALASFMIRQKFAEARSGNKSSSYPYMR